Proteins encoded within one genomic window of Triticum aestivum cultivar Chinese Spring chromosome 2D, IWGSC CS RefSeq v2.1, whole genome shotgun sequence:
- the LOC123051548 gene encoding E3 ubiquitin-protein ligase SHPRH isoform X1, producing the protein MGRIKSRPSRARGLGACAAEPDAPSPSGAGSSKSKRAAKGEARRDVLVEVDGGASGCADGDRRDLAELVLRDVRLGGEGKLEGAGVGAPEGERSGDGGRRSLRLRVRDAPEDGFRLGHWPVVPSDCVLLEYHSEELGGGVFVSGCFDGPDEGVSGLAHLVSLGFVTLRVWEYSSLPSDGDDLTPAIVLRVRVEVMDQAFDACESLLEVARQPWRKSLMNVMAWVRPEVTTSAVMYGMDGLVPATDGDDDCDFSPKSDSQFDLAAFYEAVKPSTDAKLLEDELPDLLPHLRQYQLRAANWMVQREKRNTTVPSPNDDYVHHAPYCVPVDFISKNSRMFYNPFNGNVSLQPEPSPPYVSGGILADEMGLGKTVELLACIFAHRSTFSTDSVSQTRKEIDLISRQKRDRVECICGAASESSAYKGIWVQCDTCDAWQHGDCVGYSPKKDLTFDDDDVLSKNEKGTMKSKSRRQKRAKFSIAETEENYICAVCLELAEAAQTTVFSHATLIVCPSPILAQWHSEITRHTRPGSLDVRIYEGARNLDSASNQRNDLTEISTADVVLTTYDVLKEDLSHDSDRHDGDRRFLRFQKRYPVIPTVLTRVHWWRLCLDEAQMVESSKTSVTEMAMRLNAQHRWCVTGTPIQRRLDDLFGLLRFLRTSPFDTYRWWVDVIRDPYERGDMIAMNYTHKFFKEIMWRSSKIHVSRELQLPPQEECFSWLIFSSIEEYFYQKQHATCMDHAHEIIKRLRNNANRRELTSDSNALSNVYLSNNDTAKLLVPLLKLRQACCHPQVGSSGLCSLQRTPLSMDEILQVLIGKAKVEGEEELRKVVVSLNGLAGIAIIEQKNQEAISLYKEALDLARQNFDDFRVDPLLNLHINHNLAELLRTSSEYLHECTPKIQPPVVYYRRKRKETSHADSDLRGVKRNKISENIGSVLAAGSPETSEYKSVVGQAPISVELDAENRTGCHLSSECFADGCLRKKCNTLKEKYLSVFTTKLLIAQKDFSASFEEVTTLNKELKNQGMGWWLYALDCIEKNKDDTDELFKKIDSLSTKSTTGLGTGAISSRVKTIAGLKYTIQAGIDSLEGSRQQLMVRLLEINKTMDNPRDEDIESQRYCPKCYDGTGSLCIQCELDGLSQGYEARLFVVKKSNNDSVIASVDEARDVQRRNYELNHFFRNKNTNEGSEVGGNNDNPRSVRENIQVYRHPSQTETALRAIRTHSRRVLGKQYVEIAKKHLLLFEAMRKEFSLARSLSIAQNQLLRAHDEIKMSISRLQLKENDDEPSAVNIVTREELIPYNVQFTSDKFLALTSLARIRGQLRYLKGLMLPKSGNTVATATSFPATGQIGSEISNEPCPVCQEKILEQKMVFQCGHSMCCKCCLYLTDRAAGKHKKWIMCPTCRQRTYLENVAFVVEKQSENADKQADDLTEAAISVQGSYGTKIEAVTRRILKITSTDGEAKILVFSSWNDVLDVLEHSLAANNISYARMKGGRKSQLALCQFKGLAPSINGEKAKKAVSKTRPVQVLLMLIQHGANGLNLLEAQHVILLEPLLNPSAEAQAISRIHRVGQDKSTFIHRFIVKKTIEDSIYKMNRGRAVCSTIKRKSKNFKDELALTLKDVESLFPVATPDQPPEEDDKDHGDSLRSLPPSVAAGLAAEMRAINGAT; encoded by the exons ATGGGGAGGATCAAGTCGCGGCCGTCGCGGGCGAGGGGGCTCGGCGCCTGCGCCGCGGAGCCCGACGCGCCGAGCCCTAGCGGCGCCGGCTCCTCCAAATCGAAGCGCGCGGCCAAGGGCGAGGCGAGGAGGGACGTCCTCGTGGAGGTGGACGGTGGCGCGAGTGGTTGCGCCGACGGCGACCGCCGCGACCTCGCCGAGTTGGTCCTCCGCGATGTGAGGCTCGGCGGCGAGGGGAAGTTGGAGGGGGCCGGCGTCGGGGCGCCGGAGGGGGAGCGCTCGGGGGACGGGGGGAGGCGCTCGCTGCGCCTGCGGGTGCGGGACGCGCCGGAGGACGGGTTCAGGCTGGGCCACTGGCCCGTGGTGCCGTCCGACTGCGTGCTGCTGGAGTATCACTCGGAGGAGCTTGGAGGCGGCGTATTTGTCTCGGGCTGCTTTGATGGCCCTGACGAAGGCGTATCCGGCCTTGCCCATTTGGTCAGCCTGGGTTTCGTGACGCTGCGGGTTTGGGAGTATAGCTCATTGCCGAGTGATGGTGATGATTTGACGCCAGCCATAGTGCTCCGTGTCAGAGTGGAGGTGATGGACCAGGCTTTCGATGCGTGTGAATCGCTGCTGGAGGTCGCGAGGCAGCCCTGGAGGAAGAGTTTGATGAATGTGATGGCTTGGGTTCGCCCCGAGGTCACCACGTCGGCTGTCATGTATGGGATGGATGGTCTAGTTCCAGCGACGGATGGTGATGATGATTGTGACTTCTCCCCGAAGAGCGACTCGCAGTTTGATCTTGCTGCTTTCTACGAAGCCGTTAAGCCTTCAAC GGATGCAAAACTGCTGGAAGATGAACTTCCTGATTTACTTCCTCATCTCAGACAATACCAACTTCGTGCAGCAAATTGGATGGTTCAGCGTGAAAAGCGAAATACAACTGTTCCATCACCCAATGACGATTATGTTCATCATGCACCGTATTGTGTTCCTGTAGATTTTATTAGCAAGAATTCAAGGATGTTTTACAATCCCTTCAA TGGAAATGTTTCATTGCAACCAGAACCTTCTCCACCTTATGTCTCTGGGGGCATTTTGGCTG ATGAAATGGGCTTGGGTAAAACGGTTGAGCTTTTAGCTTGCATTTTTGCCCATCGTAGCACATTTTCCACAGATTCTGTCTCTCAAACCAGAAAAGAAATAGATCTGATAAGTAGGCAGAAAAGAGATAGAGTTGAATGCATTTGTGGGGCTGCAAGTGAAAGTTCTGCATACAAGGGGATATGGGTCCAATGTGACACTTGTGATGCTTGGCAACACGGTGATTGTGTTGGTTACTCACCCAAGAAAGACTTAACCTTTGACGATGATGATGTGTTGTCAAAGAATGAAAAAGGCACCATGAAGTCTAAAAGTAGAAGGCAGAAGAGAGCCAAATTTTCTATTGCAGAGACGGAAGAAAACTACATTTGTGCGGTGTGCTTGGAACTTGCTGAAGCAGCTCAAACTACTGTTTTCAGTCATGCTACATTGATAGTATGCCCATCACCAATATTGGCACAGTGGCACTCCGAGATTACCCG ACACACAAGGCCAGGATCTCTGGACGTTCGCATTTATGAAGGTGCAAGGAACTTGGACTCAGCTTCTAACCAACGAAATGATCTGACTGAAATAAGCACTGCTGATGTTGTTTTGACAACTTATGATGTCCTCAAAGAAGATCTATCGCATGATTCTGATCGGCATGATGGTGATCGCCGTTTCTTGAGATTTCAGAAGAG GTACCCTGTCATTCCAACTGTCCTAACAAGGGTCCACTGGTGGCGGCTTTGTTTGGATGAGGCTCAGATGGTAGAGTCCAGCAAAACTTCTGTTACTGAGATGGCGATGAGGCTAAATGCGCAACACCGTTGGTGTGTTACAGGAACTCCAATACAACGCAGGCTTGATGATCTCTTTGGCCTTCTACGCTTTCTCAGAACAAGTCCATTTGACACATATAGGTGGTGGGTGGACGTTATTAGAGACCCATATGAG AGGGGAGATATGATAGCTATGAATTATACACACAAGTTCTTCAAGGAAATCATGTGGCGCTCCTCTAAAATTCATGTCTCGCGGGAATTACAGCTGCCTCCACAAGAAGAGTGTTTCTCGTGGCTCATCTTTTCTTCAATTGAAGAATATTTCTATCAGAAGCAGCATGCAACTTGCATGGACCATGCACATGAAATTATTAAACGTTTAAGAAACAATGCCAACAGAAGGGAACTAACATCAG ATTCAAATGCTTTATCAAATGTATACCTCTCCAACAACGACACTGCCAAACTTCTAGTCCCACTGCTCAAGCTTCGGCAGGCCTGTTGCCATCCGCAAGTGGGGAGTTCTGGTCTCTGCTCTCTGCAACGTACTCCTTTGTCCATGGATGAAATTTTACAG GTTCTTATTGGTAAAGCAAAAGTTGAAGGGGAGGAAGAACTTAGAAAAGTTGTTGTTTCCCTGAATGGTCTTGCTGGAATTGCTATCATTGAACAAAAGAACCAAGAAGCTATCTCTTTGTACAAAGAAGCACTAGATTTAGCTCGCCAAAATTTTGATGATTTCCGTGTTGACCCTTTGTTGAATCTTCATATCAACCACAATCTTGCAGAGCTGCTCAGAACTAGTTCTGAATATTTGCATGAATGCACACCAAAAATACAACCTCCTGTTGTCTACTACAGACGTAAAAGAAAGGAAACTAGCCATGCGGATTCAGATCTACGTGGTGTAAAGCGAAATAAGATATCCGAGAACATCGGCTCAGTTTTGGCAGCTGGTAGTCCTGAAACCTCTGAGTACAAAAGTGTTGTTGGACAAGCACCCATAAGTGTGGAGTTGGACGCAGAGAATCGTACTGGATGCCACTTGTCATCTGAGTGTTTTGCTGATGGTTGCTTGAGAAAGAAATGCAACACACTCAAAGAAAAATATTTATCAGTTTTTACTACAAAGCTATTAATAGCACAGAAAGATTTCAGTGCATCATTTGAAGAG GTCACAACTCTTAATAAAGAACTAAAAAATCAGGGTATGGGTTGGTGGCTATACGCTTTGGATTGCATTGAAAAGAACAAGGATGATACCGATGAGCTTTTTAAGAAGATTGATAGTTTATCCACCAAGAGCACCACTGGCTTGGGCACAGGGGCGATATCATCCAG GGTTAAGACTATTGCTGGCTTGAAGTATACTATTCAAGCTGGTATTGATTCCCTGGAAGGTTCAAGGCAACAATTAATGGTTAGGCTATTGGAAATTAACAAAACAATGGATAACCCAAGGGACGAGGACATTGAGAGTCAGAGATATTGTCCAAAGTGCTATGATGGTACTGGTTCTTTGTGCATCCAGTGTGAATTAGATGGGCTGTCTCAG GGGTATGAGGCACGACTCTTTGTTGTTAAGAAATCGAACAATGATTCTGTTATTGCTTCAGTAGACGAAGCACGGGATGTACAGAGGCGAAACTATGAGTTGAATCACTTTTTCCGTAACAAAAACACTAATGAAGGATCTGAAGTTGGTGGCAACAATGATAATCCAAGATCAGTTCGGGAAAATATACAG GTCTACAGGCATCCTTCTCAAACCGAGACTGCTCTAAGGGCTATTCGAACCCACTCAAGGAGAGTACTGGGAAAGCAATATGTTGAAATTGCTAAGAAGCATTTACTTCTTTTTGAG GCTATGCGCAAGGAGTTTTCTCTTGCAAGGAGTTTGTCAATTGCTCAGAACCAATTATTGCGTGCTCATGATGAGATCAAGATGTCTATCTCACGGCTGCAGCTCAAAGAGAATGATGATGAGCCCAGTGCTGTCAATATTGTAACCAGAGAAGAGCTTATTCCATACAATGTGCAGTTCACAAGTGACAAGTTCTTGGCTCTAACATCTTTAGCTCGTATAAGAGGCCAACTCCGGTACTTGAAG GGATTGATGCTGCCCAAGTCAGGCAATACTGTTGCTACAGCGACTTCCTTCCCAGCCACAGGGCAAATTGGTTCTGAGATTAGCAATGAACCATGCCCAGTTTGTCAGGAGAAAATTCTCGAGCAGAAAATGGTTTTCCAATGTGGCCACTCCATGTGCTGCAAGT GCTGTTTGTACCTGACAGATCGAGCTGCTGGGAAGCACAAAAAATGGATTATGTGCCCTACATGCCGTCAACGTACATATCTTGAGAATGTTGCTTTTGTGGTTGAGAAACAGAGTGAAAATGCTGATAAACAAGCTGATGATTTGACAGAAGCCGCTATTTCTGTCCAAGGCTCATACGGAACAAAG ATTGAAGCTGTGACAAGGAGAATTTTGAAGATCACTTCCACTGATGGGGAAGCCAAAATACTTGTTTTTTCAAGTTGGAATGATGTCCTTGATGTATTAGAGCATTCCCTTGCTGCTAACAATATATCTTATGCTCGGATGAAAGGAGGAAG AAAATCACAATTGGCGCTCTGTCAATTTAAAGGCCTGGCACCCAGTATAAATGGAGAGAAAGCGAAGAAGGCTGTTTCCAAAACACGGCCTGTTCAAGTATTGCTAATGCTTATCCAGCATGGCGCAAATGGTCTGAATCTACTGGAAGCACAGCATGTGATTCTACTGGAACCATTACTAAACCCATCAGCTGAGGCACAAGCTATCAGTAGGATCCACAGAGTTGGGCAAGACAAGAGCACATTCATCCACCGATTTATA GTGAAGAAAACAATAGAAGACAGCATATACAAAATGAACAGGGGCAGAGCTGTCTGCTCCACCATCAAACGCAAGTCAAAGAACTTCAAAGACGAGCTTGCTCTGACGCTGAAGGACGTCGAGTCACTGTTTCCTGTGGCAACACCCGATCAACCTCCAGAGGAGGATGATAAGGATCACGGTGATAGCCTGAGGAGTTTACCTCCGTCTGTTGCTGCGGGGTTGGCTGCTGAAATGAGGGCTATCAATGGAGCAACATGA
- the LOC123051548 gene encoding E3 ubiquitin-protein ligase SHPRH isoform X2 produces the protein MGRIKSRPSRARGLGACAAEPDAPSPSGAGSSKSKRAAKGEARRDVLVEVDGGASGCADGDRRDLAELVLRDVRLGGEGKLEGAGVGAPEGERSGDGGRRSLRLRVRDAPEDGFRLGHWPVVPSDCVLLEYHSEELGGGVFVSGCFDGPDEGVSGLAHLVSLGFVTLRVWEYSSLPSDGDDLTPAIVLRVRVEVMDQAFDACESLLEVARQPWRKSLMNVMAWVRPEVTTSAVMYGMDGLVPATDGDDDCDFSPKSDSQFDLAAFYEAVKPSTDAKLLEDELPDLLPHLRQYQLRAANWMVQREKRNTTVPSPNDDYVHHAPYCVPVDFISKNSRMFYNPFNGNVSLQPEPSPPYVSGGILADEMGLGKTVELLACIFAHRSTFSTDSVSQTRKEIDLISRQKRDRVECICGAASESSAYKGIWVQCDTCDAWQHGDCVGYSPKKDLTFDDDDVLSKNEKGTMKSKSRRQKRAKFSIAETEENYICAVCLELAEAAQTTVFSHATLIVCPSPILAQWHSEITRHTRPGSLDVRIYEGARNLDSASNQRNDLTEISTADVVLTTYDVLKEDLSHDSDRHDGDRRFLRFQKRYPVIPTVLTRVHWWRLCLDEAQMVESSKTSVTEMAMRLNAQHRWCVTGTPIQRRLDDLFGLLRFLRTSPFDTYRWWVDVIRDPYERGDMIAMNYTHKFFKEIMWRSSKIHVSRELQLPPQEECFSWLIFSSIEEYFYQKQHATCMDHAHEIIKRLRNNANRRELTSDSNALSNVYLSNNDTAKLLVPLLKLRQACCHPQVGSSGLCSLQRTPLSMDEILQVLIGKAKVEGEEELRKVVVSLNGLAGIAIIEQKNQEAISLYKEALDLARQNFDDFRVDPLLNLHINHNLAELLRTSSEYLHECTPKIQPPVVYYRRKRKETSHADSDLRGVKRNKISENIGSVLAAGSPETSEYKSVVGQAPISVELDAENRTGCHLSSECFADGCLRKKCNTLKEKYLSVFTTKLLIAQKDFSASFEEVTTLNKELKNQGMGWWLYALDCIEKNKDDTDELFKKIDSLSTKSTTGLGTGAISSRVKTIAGLKYTIQAGIDSLEGSRQQLMVRLLEINKTMDNPRDEDIESQRYCPKCYDGTGSLCIQCELDGLSQGYEARLFVVKKSNNDSVIASVDEARDVQRRNYELNHFFRNKNTNEGSEVGGNNDNPRSVRENIQVYRHPSQTETALRAIRTHSRRVLGKQYVEIAKKHLLLFEAMRKEFSLARSLSIAQNQLLRAHDEIKMSISRLQLKENDDEPSAVNIVTREELIPYNVQFTSDKFLALTSLARIRGQLRYLKGLMLPKSGNTVATATSFPATGQIGSEISNEPCPVCQEKILEQKMVFQCGHSMCCKCCLYLTDRAAGKHKKWIMCPTCRQRTYLENVAFVVEKQSENADKQADDLTEAAISVQGSYGTKIEAVTTSEITGS, from the exons ATGGGGAGGATCAAGTCGCGGCCGTCGCGGGCGAGGGGGCTCGGCGCCTGCGCCGCGGAGCCCGACGCGCCGAGCCCTAGCGGCGCCGGCTCCTCCAAATCGAAGCGCGCGGCCAAGGGCGAGGCGAGGAGGGACGTCCTCGTGGAGGTGGACGGTGGCGCGAGTGGTTGCGCCGACGGCGACCGCCGCGACCTCGCCGAGTTGGTCCTCCGCGATGTGAGGCTCGGCGGCGAGGGGAAGTTGGAGGGGGCCGGCGTCGGGGCGCCGGAGGGGGAGCGCTCGGGGGACGGGGGGAGGCGCTCGCTGCGCCTGCGGGTGCGGGACGCGCCGGAGGACGGGTTCAGGCTGGGCCACTGGCCCGTGGTGCCGTCCGACTGCGTGCTGCTGGAGTATCACTCGGAGGAGCTTGGAGGCGGCGTATTTGTCTCGGGCTGCTTTGATGGCCCTGACGAAGGCGTATCCGGCCTTGCCCATTTGGTCAGCCTGGGTTTCGTGACGCTGCGGGTTTGGGAGTATAGCTCATTGCCGAGTGATGGTGATGATTTGACGCCAGCCATAGTGCTCCGTGTCAGAGTGGAGGTGATGGACCAGGCTTTCGATGCGTGTGAATCGCTGCTGGAGGTCGCGAGGCAGCCCTGGAGGAAGAGTTTGATGAATGTGATGGCTTGGGTTCGCCCCGAGGTCACCACGTCGGCTGTCATGTATGGGATGGATGGTCTAGTTCCAGCGACGGATGGTGATGATGATTGTGACTTCTCCCCGAAGAGCGACTCGCAGTTTGATCTTGCTGCTTTCTACGAAGCCGTTAAGCCTTCAAC GGATGCAAAACTGCTGGAAGATGAACTTCCTGATTTACTTCCTCATCTCAGACAATACCAACTTCGTGCAGCAAATTGGATGGTTCAGCGTGAAAAGCGAAATACAACTGTTCCATCACCCAATGACGATTATGTTCATCATGCACCGTATTGTGTTCCTGTAGATTTTATTAGCAAGAATTCAAGGATGTTTTACAATCCCTTCAA TGGAAATGTTTCATTGCAACCAGAACCTTCTCCACCTTATGTCTCTGGGGGCATTTTGGCTG ATGAAATGGGCTTGGGTAAAACGGTTGAGCTTTTAGCTTGCATTTTTGCCCATCGTAGCACATTTTCCACAGATTCTGTCTCTCAAACCAGAAAAGAAATAGATCTGATAAGTAGGCAGAAAAGAGATAGAGTTGAATGCATTTGTGGGGCTGCAAGTGAAAGTTCTGCATACAAGGGGATATGGGTCCAATGTGACACTTGTGATGCTTGGCAACACGGTGATTGTGTTGGTTACTCACCCAAGAAAGACTTAACCTTTGACGATGATGATGTGTTGTCAAAGAATGAAAAAGGCACCATGAAGTCTAAAAGTAGAAGGCAGAAGAGAGCCAAATTTTCTATTGCAGAGACGGAAGAAAACTACATTTGTGCGGTGTGCTTGGAACTTGCTGAAGCAGCTCAAACTACTGTTTTCAGTCATGCTACATTGATAGTATGCCCATCACCAATATTGGCACAGTGGCACTCCGAGATTACCCG ACACACAAGGCCAGGATCTCTGGACGTTCGCATTTATGAAGGTGCAAGGAACTTGGACTCAGCTTCTAACCAACGAAATGATCTGACTGAAATAAGCACTGCTGATGTTGTTTTGACAACTTATGATGTCCTCAAAGAAGATCTATCGCATGATTCTGATCGGCATGATGGTGATCGCCGTTTCTTGAGATTTCAGAAGAG GTACCCTGTCATTCCAACTGTCCTAACAAGGGTCCACTGGTGGCGGCTTTGTTTGGATGAGGCTCAGATGGTAGAGTCCAGCAAAACTTCTGTTACTGAGATGGCGATGAGGCTAAATGCGCAACACCGTTGGTGTGTTACAGGAACTCCAATACAACGCAGGCTTGATGATCTCTTTGGCCTTCTACGCTTTCTCAGAACAAGTCCATTTGACACATATAGGTGGTGGGTGGACGTTATTAGAGACCCATATGAG AGGGGAGATATGATAGCTATGAATTATACACACAAGTTCTTCAAGGAAATCATGTGGCGCTCCTCTAAAATTCATGTCTCGCGGGAATTACAGCTGCCTCCACAAGAAGAGTGTTTCTCGTGGCTCATCTTTTCTTCAATTGAAGAATATTTCTATCAGAAGCAGCATGCAACTTGCATGGACCATGCACATGAAATTATTAAACGTTTAAGAAACAATGCCAACAGAAGGGAACTAACATCAG ATTCAAATGCTTTATCAAATGTATACCTCTCCAACAACGACACTGCCAAACTTCTAGTCCCACTGCTCAAGCTTCGGCAGGCCTGTTGCCATCCGCAAGTGGGGAGTTCTGGTCTCTGCTCTCTGCAACGTACTCCTTTGTCCATGGATGAAATTTTACAG GTTCTTATTGGTAAAGCAAAAGTTGAAGGGGAGGAAGAACTTAGAAAAGTTGTTGTTTCCCTGAATGGTCTTGCTGGAATTGCTATCATTGAACAAAAGAACCAAGAAGCTATCTCTTTGTACAAAGAAGCACTAGATTTAGCTCGCCAAAATTTTGATGATTTCCGTGTTGACCCTTTGTTGAATCTTCATATCAACCACAATCTTGCAGAGCTGCTCAGAACTAGTTCTGAATATTTGCATGAATGCACACCAAAAATACAACCTCCTGTTGTCTACTACAGACGTAAAAGAAAGGAAACTAGCCATGCGGATTCAGATCTACGTGGTGTAAAGCGAAATAAGATATCCGAGAACATCGGCTCAGTTTTGGCAGCTGGTAGTCCTGAAACCTCTGAGTACAAAAGTGTTGTTGGACAAGCACCCATAAGTGTGGAGTTGGACGCAGAGAATCGTACTGGATGCCACTTGTCATCTGAGTGTTTTGCTGATGGTTGCTTGAGAAAGAAATGCAACACACTCAAAGAAAAATATTTATCAGTTTTTACTACAAAGCTATTAATAGCACAGAAAGATTTCAGTGCATCATTTGAAGAG GTCACAACTCTTAATAAAGAACTAAAAAATCAGGGTATGGGTTGGTGGCTATACGCTTTGGATTGCATTGAAAAGAACAAGGATGATACCGATGAGCTTTTTAAGAAGATTGATAGTTTATCCACCAAGAGCACCACTGGCTTGGGCACAGGGGCGATATCATCCAG GGTTAAGACTATTGCTGGCTTGAAGTATACTATTCAAGCTGGTATTGATTCCCTGGAAGGTTCAAGGCAACAATTAATGGTTAGGCTATTGGAAATTAACAAAACAATGGATAACCCAAGGGACGAGGACATTGAGAGTCAGAGATATTGTCCAAAGTGCTATGATGGTACTGGTTCTTTGTGCATCCAGTGTGAATTAGATGGGCTGTCTCAG GGGTATGAGGCACGACTCTTTGTTGTTAAGAAATCGAACAATGATTCTGTTATTGCTTCAGTAGACGAAGCACGGGATGTACAGAGGCGAAACTATGAGTTGAATCACTTTTTCCGTAACAAAAACACTAATGAAGGATCTGAAGTTGGTGGCAACAATGATAATCCAAGATCAGTTCGGGAAAATATACAG GTCTACAGGCATCCTTCTCAAACCGAGACTGCTCTAAGGGCTATTCGAACCCACTCAAGGAGAGTACTGGGAAAGCAATATGTTGAAATTGCTAAGAAGCATTTACTTCTTTTTGAG GCTATGCGCAAGGAGTTTTCTCTTGCAAGGAGTTTGTCAATTGCTCAGAACCAATTATTGCGTGCTCATGATGAGATCAAGATGTCTATCTCACGGCTGCAGCTCAAAGAGAATGATGATGAGCCCAGTGCTGTCAATATTGTAACCAGAGAAGAGCTTATTCCATACAATGTGCAGTTCACAAGTGACAAGTTCTTGGCTCTAACATCTTTAGCTCGTATAAGAGGCCAACTCCGGTACTTGAAG GGATTGATGCTGCCCAAGTCAGGCAATACTGTTGCTACAGCGACTTCCTTCCCAGCCACAGGGCAAATTGGTTCTGAGATTAGCAATGAACCATGCCCAGTTTGTCAGGAGAAAATTCTCGAGCAGAAAATGGTTTTCCAATGTGGCCACTCCATGTGCTGCAAGT GCTGTTTGTACCTGACAGATCGAGCTGCTGGGAAGCACAAAAAATGGATTATGTGCCCTACATGCCGTCAACGTACATATCTTGAGAATGTTGCTTTTGTGGTTGAGAAACAGAGTGAAAATGCTGATAAACAAGCTGATGATTTGACAGAAGCCGCTATTTCTGTCCAAGGCTCATACGGAACAAAG ATTGAAGCTGTGACAACAAGCGAAATCACAGGTTCATAG
- the LOC123048697 gene encoding probable WRKY transcription factor 72 — MASSGGGRSPATAVLDDLVDVRDRVAMLQTVLQESSPEATLEAGELVDGMMAKLSSALSAVLSTGDGGVASSSGTGRGLGGRRKRSGTASSGPHRRSSSRRRMKSPLIKTVTATTLTDGKSWRKYGQKQINDSTNPRSYYRCTHLPDQGCKAKRHVHVSESNPSEYTIDYYGQHTCKDPSTFPSLIVQGAADAAPLPDCANLISFAPINGANRAFTTSTSTSAFSHHLMKEASDYHPMLFSRFSNYSSSPPAQEGVSSGSPSPACHRKYMQYAGGQFINVTGLRTSPLTVGSAPAEYWPVVEVTGVDMDVAAGMDTYSFPSSPSSLGFMSGSLGGSFGNNVYDDDLFSFDS, encoded by the exons ATGGCGTCTTCCGGCGGCGGGCGCTCACCGGCGACGGCGGTCTTAGACGACCTGGTCGATGttcgtgaccgtgtggcgatgctgCAGACCGTGCTGCAGGAGTCTTCGCCTGAGGCGACCTTGGAGGCGGGGGAGCTGGTGGACGGGATGATGGCCAAGCTGTCGAGCGCCTTGTCCGCCGTTCTCAGCACCGGTGATGGCGGCGTGGCGTCGTCGTCAGGAACAGGCCGGGGACtgggcgggaggaggaagagatcCGGCACGGCGTCATCCGGGCCGCACCGCCGGAGCAGCTCCAGGAGAAG GATGAAGAGCCCTCTAATCAAGACTGTCACCGCTACGACGCTCACAGATGGCAAGTCATGGAGGAAGTACGGTCAGAAACAGATAAACGACTCTACTAACCCGAG GAGCTACTACAGGTGCACGCATTTGCCAGATCAAGGCTGCAAGGCCAAGAGGCACGTCCACGTATCCGAGTCCAACCCGTCGGAGTACACCATCGACTACTATGGCCAGCACACCTGCAAGGATCCCTCCACATTTCCATCACTCATCGTCCAAGGGGCCGCCGACGCTGCCCCGCTGCCGGACTGCGCAAACCTCATCAGCTTCGCGCCCATCAATGGAGCCAACCGTGCTTTCACTACCAGCACGAGCACGAGCGCTTTTTCTCATCATCTCATGAAAGAAGCGTCTGATTATCATCCTATGCTCTTCTCCCGCTTCTCCAACtacagctcctcgccgccggctcaGGAGGGCGTGTCCAGCGGCTCACCGTCGCCGGCTTGCCACAGGAAGTACATGCAGTACGCCGGCGGGCAGTTCATCAACGTTACTGGCTTAAGGACATCGCCGTTGACTGTGGGATCAGCGCCGGCGGAGTACTGGCCGGTggtggaggtcaccggcgtcgACATGGATGTTGCCGCAGGCATGGACACGTACAGCTTCCCTTCCTCGCCGAGCAGCCTCGGGTTCATGTCAGGATCGTTGGGGGGATCATTTGGCAACAACGTTTACGACGACGACCTGTTCAGCTTTGATTCCTGA